The Sphingorhabdus sp. Alg231-15 genome has a segment encoding these proteins:
- a CDS encoding MBL fold metallo-hydrolase gives MNADFDPSKFPTGLAEQLEPLVVRVLAGNPSPYTYTGTQTYVVGNKSDRAVIDPGPAIDDHIDAIMAAVGDARISAIMCTHTHRDHSPAAAPLAARTGAAIIGCAPLVLADDGPRADESFDKSYSPDRVLVDGETLSGDGWTMEAVATPGHTSNHLCLAVQESGALFTGDHVMAWSTSVIVPPDGDMADYMASLQKIYERDDKVYYPAHGKKVDKPRQLVRGMMGHRKQRERQILKLLEDGPSVIPDMVTQMYKGLDPRLKGAAGQSVRAHLIDLQNRKMVAVDDDIWKMSP, from the coding sequence ATGAATGCAGATTTTGACCCGAGCAAATTTCCAACCGGTCTAGCTGAGCAGCTGGAACCGCTGGTCGTACGGGTGCTTGCGGGCAATCCGAGTCCTTATACTTATACCGGCACACAGACTTACGTCGTCGGGAACAAAAGCGACCGAGCGGTGATTGACCCAGGTCCAGCGATTGATGATCATATTGATGCGATTATGGCAGCCGTTGGCGATGCCAGGATCAGCGCGATTATGTGCACCCATACCCACCGCGATCACAGTCCGGCGGCAGCTCCTTTGGCAGCGCGCACGGGTGCTGCGATCATCGGCTGTGCACCGCTGGTCCTCGCTGATGATGGTCCGCGCGCTGACGAGAGTTTTGACAAAAGCTACTCTCCCGACCGGGTGCTGGTGGACGGAGAAACCCTCTCTGGTGACGGCTGGACCATGGAAGCGGTAGCCACGCCCGGACACACATCCAATCATCTCTGTCTCGCAGTGCAGGAATCCGGCGCGCTTTTTACCGGTGATCATGTCATGGCCTGGTCGACCAGCGTCATTGTCCCACCGGATGGCGATATGGCGGACTATATGGCCAGCCTGCAAAAAATATATGAGCGCGACGACAAGGTCTATTATCCGGCTCATGGCAAAAAGGTCGACAAACCGCGACAACTGGTGCGCGGCATGATGGGCCACCGTAAACAGCGAGAGCGTCAGATACTCAAATTGCTTGAAGACGGCCCATCGGTGATTCCCGACATGGTGACACAGATGTACAAGGGCCTTGATCCGCGATTAAAGGGCGCGGCTGGTCAATCCGTACGTGCGCATCTGATCGACTTGCAGAATCGTAAGATGGTTGCCGTGGACGACGATATCTGGAAAATGTCCCCGTGA
- a CDS encoding M56 family metallopeptidase, producing MTDWMMDTMVSMTLLMALVLIIRKPVSHFFGAHIAYLLWALPLARLFMPTLTLQAPPPVDSAATATPLLSEIAMVVPAETAAVSAFASIDWMTIALVVWLGGAGMLFISKLAAYFQFREDIVSDGRLVGRHGRIKILETAAVGGPLAFGLFEKYIAVPTNFFRDYAPRERELALKHEIAHHESGDLAANFIGLLILSLHWFNPVAWYAWIAFRQDQETACDARILQKAGRNLRAVYGRTIAKSVSGHKLGLASPLNQKNKIKSRLKMLGQKEKSTFRKRMGALMVGASTVVALPLTATVTYAVEAEAHPHDDGVVTNDENIAVDAGRQNEDVKIRTKSTSVDVGRNGVVVAEKNSSGYKYTVQNSDGSFEFQSQRKLKDKEIAKKLRKIKTSKKKSDTSWAPAAPVPPVPPVAPVAPHDFEFTAHDKSDGTTTITMLNGEKDWAKVRASGNEHVHRIKYNGRTIVLRTNKRLSKKEVKEMVREAEESRLEAEEAAREAKADHKEMRRELAEAARELRQAELEWQREWRQESKEAAREKRAAKREVERALREAQRDVREAQLEAAREAREAEREAREALREAEQEAREAKSVAARVWDVTQIAFKPNFRSAVSSSSRSHSSSRSHSSKSSHSASRSNADCSAMNKKIAFAGQGTTHDRAWASVVGCTDKNYRITLQVTLKKLEKTRAKVAACNKDDAKQKLKIEAYDRDIKSLKAQLSMT from the coding sequence ATGACCGACTGGATGATGGACACAATGGTGTCGATGACGTTGCTCATGGCACTCGTGCTGATAATTCGCAAACCAGTAAGCCATTTCTTTGGCGCACATATTGCCTATCTCCTGTGGGCGCTACCGCTCGCTAGACTGTTCATGCCGACGTTAACGTTGCAAGCACCGCCGCCGGTCGATAGTGCGGCAACGGCAACGCCCTTGCTTTCTGAAATAGCAATGGTTGTTCCTGCTGAAACAGCAGCCGTCAGCGCTTTTGCGTCGATTGATTGGATGACGATAGCTTTGGTCGTCTGGCTCGGCGGAGCCGGCATGCTGTTCATCAGCAAATTGGCTGCCTATTTTCAGTTTCGCGAGGATATCGTGTCCGACGGCCGGCTGGTCGGTCGCCATGGGCGGATTAAAATTCTTGAAACCGCTGCGGTTGGTGGACCGCTGGCCTTTGGACTTTTTGAAAAATATATTGCTGTTCCGACAAATTTCTTTCGAGACTATGCACCGCGAGAGCGGGAACTCGCGCTGAAGCATGAAATTGCTCACCATGAGTCCGGTGATCTTGCTGCCAATTTTATCGGTCTTCTGATCCTTTCCCTGCACTGGTTTAATCCGGTAGCATGGTATGCCTGGATCGCTTTTCGTCAGGATCAGGAAACAGCATGCGATGCACGCATTTTGCAAAAGGCCGGACGCAATCTGCGGGCGGTATATGGCCGGACGATCGCGAAATCTGTGTCCGGACATAAATTGGGTCTAGCCAGTCCGCTGAACCAGAAAAACAAGATCAAGAGCCGGTTAAAAATGCTCGGCCAGAAAGAGAAATCCACTTTTCGCAAACGGATGGGTGCCTTGATGGTGGGAGCGAGTACCGTTGTGGCGCTGCCACTGACCGCGACCGTTACTTATGCAGTGGAAGCCGAAGCGCATCCGCATGACGATGGTGTGGTGACGAATGATGAAAATATTGCCGTTGATGCGGGACGCCAGAATGAAGATGTGAAGATACGCACAAAAAGCACCAGCGTCGATGTTGGGCGTAACGGCGTTGTTGTCGCGGAAAAAAATTCGAGCGGCTATAAATACACCGTTCAAAATAGCGATGGCAGTTTTGAATTTCAGTCACAGCGGAAGCTGAAAGACAAGGAAATTGCCAAAAAACTTCGGAAAATAAAGACTTCGAAGAAAAAATCAGACACGTCCTGGGCGCCTGCCGCTCCAGTTCCACCCGTGCCACCGGTAGCGCCGGTTGCGCCTCACGATTTTGAGTTTACGGCACATGATAAATCTGATGGGACAACCACGATCACGATGCTCAACGGTGAAAAAGATTGGGCAAAAGTGCGCGCCAGCGGAAACGAACATGTTCACCGGATTAAATATAACGGTCGCACGATCGTGCTTCGGACCAATAAACGCCTCAGCAAAAAAGAGGTGAAGGAAATGGTCAGGGAAGCCGAGGAATCACGTCTTGAGGCGGAAGAAGCCGCGCGTGAAGCCAAGGCTGACCATAAGGAAATGCGGCGCGAACTTGCCGAAGCAGCACGCGAGCTAAGACAGGCAGAGCTGGAATGGCAAAGGGAGTGGCGACAGGAAAGTAAAGAGGCAGCGCGCGAGAAGCGCGCAGCCAAGCGGGAGGTTGAGCGCGCGCTGCGAGAAGCGCAGCGCGATGTCCGCGAGGCACAACTCGAAGCGGCAAGAGAAGCTCGGGAAGCTGAAAGAGAAGCCCGGGAGGCGCTGCGTGAAGCCGAGCAAGAGGCTCGCGAAGCAAAAAGTGTGGCCGCAAGGGTTTGGGATGTCACCCAAATTGCTTTCAAACCCAATTTCAGGTCAGCTGTGAGCAGTTCCAGTCGCTCGCATAGTTCCAGTCGCTCTCACAGTTCAAAAAGTTCGCATAGCGCCAGTCGTTCAAACGCTGACTGTTCTGCCATGAACAAGAAGATCGCTTTCGCCGGACAAGGCACAACGCATGACCGAGCATGGGCTAGCGTTGTCGGCTGCACGGACAAAAATTATAGAATTACATTGCAAGTGACGTTGAAAAAGCTGGAAAAAACGCGCGCCAAGGTCGCTGCTTGCAACAAGGATGATGCCAAGCAAAAGTTGAAAATTGAGGCATATGATCGCGATATCAAAAGTCTCAAGGCTCAGCTTTCCATGACCTGA
- a CDS encoding BlaI/MecI/CopY family transcriptional regulator — protein MVERISDAEHEIMEVLWQKAPLTATEVADRVADAKGWSLQTVKTLLSRLAAKAVIGAERDGRRFQYSPLVERDTYLASISRKFVDRLFGGRVTPLVAHLAEADELSDEDIREIEELLRELKG, from the coding sequence ATGGTTGAACGTATCAGTGACGCCGAACATGAGATTATGGAGGTGCTTTGGCAAAAGGCGCCACTCACCGCTACAGAAGTGGCTGATCGGGTCGCCGACGCTAAAGGCTGGTCGCTGCAAACGGTGAAGACCCTGCTGTCTCGCCTCGCTGCCAAAGCCGTAATCGGTGCAGAGCGCGATGGCCGCCGGTTTCAATATTCTCCACTGGTTGAACGCGATACTTATCTGGCTAGCATTTCACGGAAATTTGTTGATCGTCTTTTCGGAGGGAGGGTCACCCCATTGGTTGCACATCTGGCGGAGGCAGATGAGTTAAGCGATGAAGATATAAGGGAAATCGAAGAGCTTTTAAGGGAGTTGAAGGGATGA
- the grxD gene encoding Grx4 family monothiol glutaredoxin, which produces MSDAVNAKIDTMVTSNDVVLFMKGTPLFPQCGFSSKAVAILEHLGVGFESVDVLQDMEVRQGIKEFSDWPTIPQLYVKGEFVGGSDIMMEMYEAGELGELMAEKKVAPAAS; this is translated from the coding sequence ATGAGCGACGCAGTAAATGCAAAAATTGACACGATGGTCACATCCAATGACGTTGTGCTTTTCATGAAGGGCACACCCTTGTTCCCGCAATGCGGCTTTTCCAGCAAAGCCGTTGCGATTCTTGAACATCTTGGTGTCGGTTTTGAATCTGTGGACGTACTGCAGGACATGGAAGTGCGCCAGGGAATCAAGGAATTTTCCGACTGGCCAACCATTCCGCAACTTTATGTCAAAGGCGAGTTTGTCGGCGGTAGTGACATCATGATGGAAATGTATGAAGCCGGTGAACTGGGTGAGCTGATGGCCGAGAAAAAGGTCGCGCCAGCAGCAAGCTAG
- a CDS encoding BolA/IbaG family iron-sulfur metabolism protein: MPMASDDIKAMILEAFPDAVVEIQDLAGDGDHYAAKVIAPAFAGMNRVKQHQAVYAALKGKMGGELHALQLTTGVPE; this comes from the coding sequence ATGCCGATGGCGAGTGATGACATTAAAGCGATGATCCTGGAGGCCTTTCCGGATGCGGTTGTCGAGATTCAGGATTTGGCTGGTGACGGCGACCATTATGCGGCCAAAGTAATAGCCCCGGCATTTGCCGGTATGAACCGGGTTAAACAACATCAGGCCGTTTATGCGGCTTTAAAAGGTAAAATGGGCGGAGAGCTGCACGCGTTGCAGCTGACCACTGGAGTACCAGAATAA
- a CDS encoding ATPase inhibitor subunit zeta: protein MAGFEDREKAFETKFARDEEMQFKITARRNRLLGEWAAEKMSLTAEETDAYAKAVVQADFEEAGDEDVIRKLLGDLTSAGVEIDDAGIRTVLTDKMVEARRQFIEEAE from the coding sequence ATGGCCGGTTTTGAAGATCGTGAAAAAGCATTTGAAACGAAATTCGCGCGCGATGAGGAAATGCAATTCAAGATCACAGCCCGGCGAAACCGGCTTCTCGGTGAGTGGGCTGCGGAGAAAATGAGCCTGACTGCAGAGGAAACTGATGCCTATGCCAAAGCGGTTGTACAGGCGGACTTTGAAGAAGCGGGTGACGAAGATGTCATTCGCAAGCTGCTGGGTGATCTGACTTCGGCAGGCGTTGAAATTGACGATGCCGGTATCCGTACGGTGCTGACCGACAAAATGGTGGAAGCGCGCCGCCAGTTTATTGAAGAAGCTGAGTAG